A region from the Hippopotamus amphibius kiboko isolate mHipAmp2 chromosome 15, mHipAmp2.hap2, whole genome shotgun sequence genome encodes:
- the EXOC3 gene encoding exocyst complex component 3 isoform X3, whose amino-acid sequence MKETDREAVATAVQRVAGMLQRPDQLDKVEQYRRREARKKASVEARLKAAIQSQLDGVRTGLSQLHSALGDVKDIQQSLAAVSQDWRRSISTIESLRDVKDAVVRHSQLAAAVENLKNIFSVPEIVRETQDLIEQGALLQAHRKLMDLECSRDGLMYEQYRMDSGNTRDMSLIRSYFGSTQGLSDELAKQLWMVLQRSLVTVRRDPTLLVSVVRIIEREEKIDRRILDRKKQTGFVPPGRPKSWKEKMFAILDRTVTTRIEGTQADTRESDRMWLVRHLEIVRKYVLDDLIVAKNLMVQCFPPHYEIFRNLLNMYHQALSTRMQELASEDLEANEIVSLLTWVLNTYTSTEMMGNPELAPEVDVGILEPLLSSNVVSELLDTYMSTLTSNIIAWLRKALETDKKDWVKETEPEADQDGYYQTTLPAIVFQMFEQNLQVAAQISEDLKTKVLVLCLQQMNSFLSRYKEEVQLYKEEHLRNRQRPHCYVHYMVAAINNCQTFKESVVSLERKYLKRDAEEGVSLSQPSMDGLLDAIAKEGCGSLLEEVFLDLEQHLSELMTKKWLSGSNAVDIICVTVEDYFNDFAKIKKPYRKRMIAEAHRRAVQEYLRAVMQKRISFRGPEERKEGAERMVREAEQLRFLFRKLASGFGEEMDGYCDTILAVAEVIKLTDPSLLYLEVSTLVSKYPDIRDDHIGALLAMRGDASRDMKQTIIETLEQGPAQASPDYVPIFKDIVVPSLNVAKLLK is encoded by the exons GCCGCCATCCAGTCGCAGCTGGACGGGGTGCGCACGGGCCTGAGCCAGCTCCACAGCGCGCTCGGTGACGTCAAGGACATCCAGCAGTCCCTGGCCGCCGTCAGCCAGGACTGGAGGCGGAGCATCAGCACCATCGAGAGCCTCCGGGACGTGAAGGACGCCGTGGTGCGGCACAGCCAGCTCGCCGCCGCCGTGGAGAACCTCAAGAACATCTTCTCAG TGCCCGAGATCGTGAGGGAGACCCAGGACCTCATAGAGCAAGGGGCGCTGCTGCAGGCCCACCGGAAGCTGATGGACCTGGAGTGCTCCCGGGACGGGCTGATGTACGAGCAGTACCGCATGGACAGCGGGAACACGCGCGACATGAGCCTCATCCGCAGCTACTTCGGGAGCACGCAGGGGCTGTCCGACGAGCTGGCCAAGCAGCTGTGGATGGTGCTGCAGAGGTCTCTGGTCACCGTGCGCCGCGACCCCACCTTGCTGGTCTCCGTCGTCAGGATCAtcgaaagggaagaaaaaattgaCAGGCGCATACTTGACCGAAAAAAGCAAACTGGCTTTGTTCCTCCTGGGAGGCCCAAGAGCTGGAAGGAGAAGATGTTTGCCATCCTGGACAGAACCGTGACCACCAGGATTGAGGGCACACAGGCAGACACTAGGGAGTCCGACAGGATGTGGCTTGTCCGCCACCTGGAGATCGTGAGGAAGTATGTCCTGGACGACCTCATCGTCGCCAAGAACCTGATGGTGCAGTGTTTTCCTCCCCATTACGAGATCTTCAGGAATCTCCTGAACATGTACCACCAGGCTCTGAGCACACGGATGCAGGAGCTCGCGTCAGAGGACCTGGAAGCAAACGAGATCGTGAGCCTGCTGACGTGGGTCTTAAACACGTACACCAG CACGGAGATGATGGGGAATCCGGAGCTGGCCCCGGAGGTGGACGTCGGGATCCTGGAGCCTTTGCTTTCTTCAAACGTGGTCTCCGAGCTACTCGACACCTACATGTCGACTCTGACT TCGAACATCATCGCCTGGCTGCGGAAAGCCCTAGAAACCGACAAGAAGGACTGGGTGAAAGAGACTGAGCCCGAGGCGGACCAGGACGGCTACTACCAGACGACGCTGCCCGCCATTGTCTTCCAG ATGTTCGAACAGAACCTTCAAGTCGCTGCTCAGATAAGTGAAGATTTGAAAACAAAGGTACTAGTTTTGTGTCTTCAGCAAATGAATTCTTTCTTAAGTAG ATACAAAGAGGAGGTGCAGCTGTACAAGGAGGAGCACCTGCGGAACCGGCAGCGCCCGCACTGCTACGTGCACTACATGGTCGCCGCCATCAACAACTGCCAGACCTTCAA AGAATCCGTCGTCAGTTTAGAAAGAAAGTATCTAAAACGTGATGCGGAGGAAGGCGTGTCTCTGAGCCAGCCGAGCATGGACGGGCTTTTGGACGCCATTGCCAAGGAGGGCTGCGGCAGCCTGCTGGAGGAAGTCTTCCTGGACCTGGAG CAACACCTCAGCGAGCTGATGACAAAGAAGTGGCTGTCAGGATCAAACGCTGTAGACATCATCTGTGTCACTGTGGAAGACTACTTCAATGATTTTGCCAAAATCAAAAAGCCGTATAGAAAG CGGATGATCGCCGAGGCGCACCGGCGCGCTGTGCAGGAGTACCTGCGGGCCGTGATGCAGAAGCGCATCTCCTTCCGGGGCCCCGAGGAGCGCAAGGAGGGCGCCGAGCGGATGGTGCGGGAGGCCGAGCAGCTGCGCTTCCTCTTCCGCAAGCTGGCTTCC GGGTTTGGTGAGGAGATGGACGGGTACTGTGACACCATCCTCGCCGTCGCTGAAGTCATTAAGCTCACAGACCCTTCTCTGCTCTACCTGGAGGTCTCGACTCTGGTCAGCAAATACCCAGACATCAG ggacgACCACATCGGCGCGCTGCTGGCCATGCGGGGGGACGCCAGCCGGGACATGAAGCAGACCATCATCGAGACACTGGAGCAGGGCCCGGCCCAGGCGAGTCCAGACTACGTGCCCATCTTCAAGGATATCGTGGTTCCCAGCCTGAATGTGGCCAAGCTCCTCAAGTAG
- the EXOC3 gene encoding exocyst complex component 3 isoform X1, with amino-acid sequence MKETDREAVATAVQRVAGMLQRPDQLDKVEQYRRREARKKASVEARLKAAIQSQLDGVRTGLSQLHSALGDVKDIQQSLAAVSQDWRRSISTIESLRDVKDAVVRHSQLAAAVENLKNIFSVPEIVRETQDLIEQGALLQAHRKLMDLECSRDGLMYEQYRMDSGNTRDMSLIRSYFGSTQGLSDELAKQLWMVLQRSLVTVRRDPTLLVSVVRIIEREEKIDRRILDRKKQTGFVPPGRPKSWKEKMFAILDRTVTTRIEGTQADTRESDRMWLVRHLEIVRKYVLDDLIVAKNLMVQCFPPHYEIFRNLLNMYHQALSTRMQELASEDLEANEIVSLLTWVLNTYTSTEMMGNPELAPEVDVGILEPLLSSNVVSELLDTYMSTLTSNIIAWLRKALETDKKDWVKETEPEADQDGYYQTTLPAIVFQMFEQNLQVAAQISEDLKTKVLVLCLQQMNSFLSRYKEEVQLYKEEHLRNRQRPHCYVHYMVAAINNCQTFKESVVSLERKYLKRDAEEGVSLSQPSMDGLLDAIAKEGCGSLLEEVFLDLEQHLSELMTKKWLSGSNAVDIICVTVEDYFNDFAKIKKPYRKRMIAEAHRRAVQEYLRAVMQKRISFRGPEERKEGAERMVREAEQLRFLFRKLASGRPHRRAAGHAGGRQPGHEADHHRDTGAGPGPGESRLRAHLQGYRGSQPECGQAPQVASGAPPSGTGCVSGGGLVRRAREKRPLASAPAPCALLKLLLNEEPELLLGNESFPP; translated from the exons GCCGCCATCCAGTCGCAGCTGGACGGGGTGCGCACGGGCCTGAGCCAGCTCCACAGCGCGCTCGGTGACGTCAAGGACATCCAGCAGTCCCTGGCCGCCGTCAGCCAGGACTGGAGGCGGAGCATCAGCACCATCGAGAGCCTCCGGGACGTGAAGGACGCCGTGGTGCGGCACAGCCAGCTCGCCGCCGCCGTGGAGAACCTCAAGAACATCTTCTCAG TGCCCGAGATCGTGAGGGAGACCCAGGACCTCATAGAGCAAGGGGCGCTGCTGCAGGCCCACCGGAAGCTGATGGACCTGGAGTGCTCCCGGGACGGGCTGATGTACGAGCAGTACCGCATGGACAGCGGGAACACGCGCGACATGAGCCTCATCCGCAGCTACTTCGGGAGCACGCAGGGGCTGTCCGACGAGCTGGCCAAGCAGCTGTGGATGGTGCTGCAGAGGTCTCTGGTCACCGTGCGCCGCGACCCCACCTTGCTGGTCTCCGTCGTCAGGATCAtcgaaagggaagaaaaaattgaCAGGCGCATACTTGACCGAAAAAAGCAAACTGGCTTTGTTCCTCCTGGGAGGCCCAAGAGCTGGAAGGAGAAGATGTTTGCCATCCTGGACAGAACCGTGACCACCAGGATTGAGGGCACACAGGCAGACACTAGGGAGTCCGACAGGATGTGGCTTGTCCGCCACCTGGAGATCGTGAGGAAGTATGTCCTGGACGACCTCATCGTCGCCAAGAACCTGATGGTGCAGTGTTTTCCTCCCCATTACGAGATCTTCAGGAATCTCCTGAACATGTACCACCAGGCTCTGAGCACACGGATGCAGGAGCTCGCGTCAGAGGACCTGGAAGCAAACGAGATCGTGAGCCTGCTGACGTGGGTCTTAAACACGTACACCAG CACGGAGATGATGGGGAATCCGGAGCTGGCCCCGGAGGTGGACGTCGGGATCCTGGAGCCTTTGCTTTCTTCAAACGTGGTCTCCGAGCTACTCGACACCTACATGTCGACTCTGACT TCGAACATCATCGCCTGGCTGCGGAAAGCCCTAGAAACCGACAAGAAGGACTGGGTGAAAGAGACTGAGCCCGAGGCGGACCAGGACGGCTACTACCAGACGACGCTGCCCGCCATTGTCTTCCAG ATGTTCGAACAGAACCTTCAAGTCGCTGCTCAGATAAGTGAAGATTTGAAAACAAAGGTACTAGTTTTGTGTCTTCAGCAAATGAATTCTTTCTTAAGTAG ATACAAAGAGGAGGTGCAGCTGTACAAGGAGGAGCACCTGCGGAACCGGCAGCGCCCGCACTGCTACGTGCACTACATGGTCGCCGCCATCAACAACTGCCAGACCTTCAA AGAATCCGTCGTCAGTTTAGAAAGAAAGTATCTAAAACGTGATGCGGAGGAAGGCGTGTCTCTGAGCCAGCCGAGCATGGACGGGCTTTTGGACGCCATTGCCAAGGAGGGCTGCGGCAGCCTGCTGGAGGAAGTCTTCCTGGACCTGGAG CAACACCTCAGCGAGCTGATGACAAAGAAGTGGCTGTCAGGATCAAACGCTGTAGACATCATCTGTGTCACTGTGGAAGACTACTTCAATGATTTTGCCAAAATCAAAAAGCCGTATAGAAAG CGGATGATCGCCGAGGCGCACCGGCGCGCTGTGCAGGAGTACCTGCGGGCCGTGATGCAGAAGCGCATCTCCTTCCGGGGCCCCGAGGAGCGCAAGGAGGGCGCCGAGCGGATGGTGCGGGAGGCCGAGCAGCTGCGCTTCCTCTTCCGCAAGCTGGCTTCC ggacgACCACATCGGCGCGCTGCTGGCCATGCGGGGGGACGCCAGCCGGGACATGAAGCAGACCATCATCGAGACACTGGAGCAGGGCCCGGCCCAGGCGAGTCCAGACTACGTGCCCATCTTCAAGGATATCGTGGTTCCCAGCCTGAATGTGGCCAAGCTCCTCAAGTAGCCAGCGGGGCCCCACCCTCGGGCACCGGCTGTGTGTCTGGGGGCGGCCTCGTGAGGAGGGCTCGGGAGAAGCGCCCCCTCGCCTCTGCGCCTGCGCCGTGTGCGCTTCTGAAACTGCtgctcaatgaggagcctgaacTTCTGCTGGGAAACGAGAGCTTCCCGCCCTGA
- the EXOC3 gene encoding exocyst complex component 3 isoform X4, whose amino-acid sequence MKETDREAVATAVQRVAGMLQRPDQLDKVEQYRRREARKKASVEARLKAAIQSQLDGVRTGLSQLHSALGDVKDIQQSLAAVSQDWRRSISTIESLRDVKDAVVRHSQLAAAVENLKNIFSVPEIVRETQDLIEQGALLQAHRKLMDLECSRDGLMYEQYRMDSGNTRDMSLIRSYFGSTQGLSDELAKQLWMVLQRSLVTVRRDPTLLVSVVRIIEREEKIDRRILDRKKQTGFVPPGRPKSWKEKMFAILDRTVTTRIEGTQADTRESDRMWLVRHLEIVRKYVLDDLIVAKNLMVQCFPPHYEIFRNLLNMYHQALSTRMQELASEDLEANEIVSLLTWVLNTYTSTEMMGNPELAPEVDVGILEPLLSSNVVSELLDTYMSTLTSNIIAWLRKALETDKKDWVKETEPEADQDGYYQTTLPAIVFQMFEQNLQVAAQISEDLKTKVLVLCLQQMNSFLSRYKEEVQLYKEEHLRNRQRPHCYVHYMVAAINNCQTFKESVVSLERKYLKRDAEEGVSLSQPSMDGLLDAIAKEGCGSLLEEVFLDLEQHLSELMTKKWLSGSNAVDIICVTVEDYFNDFAKIKKPYRKSQVCLICGL is encoded by the exons GCCGCCATCCAGTCGCAGCTGGACGGGGTGCGCACGGGCCTGAGCCAGCTCCACAGCGCGCTCGGTGACGTCAAGGACATCCAGCAGTCCCTGGCCGCCGTCAGCCAGGACTGGAGGCGGAGCATCAGCACCATCGAGAGCCTCCGGGACGTGAAGGACGCCGTGGTGCGGCACAGCCAGCTCGCCGCCGCCGTGGAGAACCTCAAGAACATCTTCTCAG TGCCCGAGATCGTGAGGGAGACCCAGGACCTCATAGAGCAAGGGGCGCTGCTGCAGGCCCACCGGAAGCTGATGGACCTGGAGTGCTCCCGGGACGGGCTGATGTACGAGCAGTACCGCATGGACAGCGGGAACACGCGCGACATGAGCCTCATCCGCAGCTACTTCGGGAGCACGCAGGGGCTGTCCGACGAGCTGGCCAAGCAGCTGTGGATGGTGCTGCAGAGGTCTCTGGTCACCGTGCGCCGCGACCCCACCTTGCTGGTCTCCGTCGTCAGGATCAtcgaaagggaagaaaaaattgaCAGGCGCATACTTGACCGAAAAAAGCAAACTGGCTTTGTTCCTCCTGGGAGGCCCAAGAGCTGGAAGGAGAAGATGTTTGCCATCCTGGACAGAACCGTGACCACCAGGATTGAGGGCACACAGGCAGACACTAGGGAGTCCGACAGGATGTGGCTTGTCCGCCACCTGGAGATCGTGAGGAAGTATGTCCTGGACGACCTCATCGTCGCCAAGAACCTGATGGTGCAGTGTTTTCCTCCCCATTACGAGATCTTCAGGAATCTCCTGAACATGTACCACCAGGCTCTGAGCACACGGATGCAGGAGCTCGCGTCAGAGGACCTGGAAGCAAACGAGATCGTGAGCCTGCTGACGTGGGTCTTAAACACGTACACCAG CACGGAGATGATGGGGAATCCGGAGCTGGCCCCGGAGGTGGACGTCGGGATCCTGGAGCCTTTGCTTTCTTCAAACGTGGTCTCCGAGCTACTCGACACCTACATGTCGACTCTGACT TCGAACATCATCGCCTGGCTGCGGAAAGCCCTAGAAACCGACAAGAAGGACTGGGTGAAAGAGACTGAGCCCGAGGCGGACCAGGACGGCTACTACCAGACGACGCTGCCCGCCATTGTCTTCCAG ATGTTCGAACAGAACCTTCAAGTCGCTGCTCAGATAAGTGAAGATTTGAAAACAAAGGTACTAGTTTTGTGTCTTCAGCAAATGAATTCTTTCTTAAGTAG ATACAAAGAGGAGGTGCAGCTGTACAAGGAGGAGCACCTGCGGAACCGGCAGCGCCCGCACTGCTACGTGCACTACATGGTCGCCGCCATCAACAACTGCCAGACCTTCAA AGAATCCGTCGTCAGTTTAGAAAGAAAGTATCTAAAACGTGATGCGGAGGAAGGCGTGTCTCTGAGCCAGCCGAGCATGGACGGGCTTTTGGACGCCATTGCCAAGGAGGGCTGCGGCAGCCTGCTGGAGGAAGTCTTCCTGGACCTGGAG CAACACCTCAGCGAGCTGATGACAAAGAAGTGGCTGTCAGGATCAAACGCTGTAGACATCATCTGTGTCACTGTGGAAGACTACTTCAATGATTTTGCCAAAATCAAAAAGCCGTATAGAAAG TCTCAGGTGTGCCTCATTTGTGGACTCTGA
- the EXOC3 gene encoding exocyst complex component 3 isoform X2 → MKETDREAVATAVQRVAGMLQRPDQLDKVEQYRRREARKKASVEARLKAAIQSQLDGVRTGLSQLHSALGDVKDIQQSLAAVSQDWRRSISTIESLRDVKDAVVRHSQLAAAVENLKNIFSVPEIVRETQDLIEQGALLQAHRKLMDLECSRDGLMYEQYRMDSGNTRDMSLIRSYFGSTQGLSDELAKQLWMVLQRSLVTVRRDPTLLVSVVRIIEREEKIDRRILDRKKQTGFVPPGRPKSWKEKMFAILDRTVTTRIEGTQADTRESDRMWLVRHLEIVRKYVLDDLIVAKNLMVQCFPPHYEIFRNLLNMYHQALSTRMQELASEDLEANEIVSLLTWVLNTYTSTEMMGNPELAPEVDVGILEPLLSSNVVSELLDTYMSTLTSNIIAWLRKALETDKKDWVKETEPEADQDGYYQTTLPAIVFQMFEQNLQVAAQISEDLKTKVLVLCLQQMNSFLSRYKEEVQLYKEEHLRNRQRPHCYVHYMVAAINNCQTFKESVVSLERKYLKRDAEEGVSLSQPSMDGLLDAIAKEGCGSLLEEVFLDLEQHLSELMTKKWLSGSNAVDIICVTVEDYFNDFAKIKKPYRKRMIAEAHRRAVQEYLRAVMQKRISFRGPEERKEGAERMVREAEQLRFLFRKLASPLRCVLQGFGEEMDGYCDTILAVAEVIKLTDPSLLYLEVSTLVSKYPDIRDDHIGALLAMRGDASRDMKQTIIETLEQGPAQASPDYVPIFKDIVVPSLNVAKLLK, encoded by the exons GCCGCCATCCAGTCGCAGCTGGACGGGGTGCGCACGGGCCTGAGCCAGCTCCACAGCGCGCTCGGTGACGTCAAGGACATCCAGCAGTCCCTGGCCGCCGTCAGCCAGGACTGGAGGCGGAGCATCAGCACCATCGAGAGCCTCCGGGACGTGAAGGACGCCGTGGTGCGGCACAGCCAGCTCGCCGCCGCCGTGGAGAACCTCAAGAACATCTTCTCAG TGCCCGAGATCGTGAGGGAGACCCAGGACCTCATAGAGCAAGGGGCGCTGCTGCAGGCCCACCGGAAGCTGATGGACCTGGAGTGCTCCCGGGACGGGCTGATGTACGAGCAGTACCGCATGGACAGCGGGAACACGCGCGACATGAGCCTCATCCGCAGCTACTTCGGGAGCACGCAGGGGCTGTCCGACGAGCTGGCCAAGCAGCTGTGGATGGTGCTGCAGAGGTCTCTGGTCACCGTGCGCCGCGACCCCACCTTGCTGGTCTCCGTCGTCAGGATCAtcgaaagggaagaaaaaattgaCAGGCGCATACTTGACCGAAAAAAGCAAACTGGCTTTGTTCCTCCTGGGAGGCCCAAGAGCTGGAAGGAGAAGATGTTTGCCATCCTGGACAGAACCGTGACCACCAGGATTGAGGGCACACAGGCAGACACTAGGGAGTCCGACAGGATGTGGCTTGTCCGCCACCTGGAGATCGTGAGGAAGTATGTCCTGGACGACCTCATCGTCGCCAAGAACCTGATGGTGCAGTGTTTTCCTCCCCATTACGAGATCTTCAGGAATCTCCTGAACATGTACCACCAGGCTCTGAGCACACGGATGCAGGAGCTCGCGTCAGAGGACCTGGAAGCAAACGAGATCGTGAGCCTGCTGACGTGGGTCTTAAACACGTACACCAG CACGGAGATGATGGGGAATCCGGAGCTGGCCCCGGAGGTGGACGTCGGGATCCTGGAGCCTTTGCTTTCTTCAAACGTGGTCTCCGAGCTACTCGACACCTACATGTCGACTCTGACT TCGAACATCATCGCCTGGCTGCGGAAAGCCCTAGAAACCGACAAGAAGGACTGGGTGAAAGAGACTGAGCCCGAGGCGGACCAGGACGGCTACTACCAGACGACGCTGCCCGCCATTGTCTTCCAG ATGTTCGAACAGAACCTTCAAGTCGCTGCTCAGATAAGTGAAGATTTGAAAACAAAGGTACTAGTTTTGTGTCTTCAGCAAATGAATTCTTTCTTAAGTAG ATACAAAGAGGAGGTGCAGCTGTACAAGGAGGAGCACCTGCGGAACCGGCAGCGCCCGCACTGCTACGTGCACTACATGGTCGCCGCCATCAACAACTGCCAGACCTTCAA AGAATCCGTCGTCAGTTTAGAAAGAAAGTATCTAAAACGTGATGCGGAGGAAGGCGTGTCTCTGAGCCAGCCGAGCATGGACGGGCTTTTGGACGCCATTGCCAAGGAGGGCTGCGGCAGCCTGCTGGAGGAAGTCTTCCTGGACCTGGAG CAACACCTCAGCGAGCTGATGACAAAGAAGTGGCTGTCAGGATCAAACGCTGTAGACATCATCTGTGTCACTGTGGAAGACTACTTCAATGATTTTGCCAAAATCAAAAAGCCGTATAGAAAG CGGATGATCGCCGAGGCGCACCGGCGCGCTGTGCAGGAGTACCTGCGGGCCGTGATGCAGAAGCGCATCTCCTTCCGGGGCCCCGAGGAGCGCAAGGAGGGCGCCGAGCGGATGGTGCGGGAGGCCGAGCAGCTGCGCTTCCTCTTCCGCAAGCTGGCTTCC CCCCTGCGCTGTGTTCTGCAGGGGTTTGGTGAGGAGATGGACGGGTACTGTGACACCATCCTCGCCGTCGCTGAAGTCATTAAGCTCACAGACCCTTCTCTGCTCTACCTGGAGGTCTCGACTCTGGTCAGCAAATACCCAGACATCAG ggacgACCACATCGGCGCGCTGCTGGCCATGCGGGGGGACGCCAGCCGGGACATGAAGCAGACCATCATCGAGACACTGGAGCAGGGCCCGGCCCAGGCGAGTCCAGACTACGTGCCCATCTTCAAGGATATCGTGGTTCCCAGCCTGAATGTGGCCAAGCTCCTCAAGTAG